A genomic segment from Ramlibacter agri encodes:
- a CDS encoding response regulator, with the protein MNDLRVLIHAPRGRDAVVVHGVLEHQGITAQVCESRDELMDCLEQGAASVILTEEALAELLADNRLMQWLQQQPPWSDFPFVVLATKREGRRPEKDFHSLHSLGNLVVLERPLNAETLASAAESAVRARRRQYAAREHLQELSGTRGELQRLNSELEDRILTRTRELASANDRLMKEINERERAQAALTQVQKMEAIGRLTGGIAHDFNNLLHVVNMNLELVSLYAKEEKVKPVVERAKSASRRGARLTNQLLSFARSQSLLPKLTHVNQLLNGMRDLLEISVGSGVEVQFDLCEEDAAVVLDPGQLEMAILNLAVNSKDAMPEGGKLAIATGTRYFDTDERDLPAGDYVLLTITDNGTGIAPNILAKVFDPFFTTKPVGRGTGLGLSQVYGFARQSGGIARLRSVEGQGTVVELLFPQADSEAEEPTSMRNQEPAVPAQAGSCHILVVEDDPDVRRVIVECLSLIGYRVTEAANGHEALQQLETIKPDLLVVDYAMPDMTGAEVISEARKRIGDIPVILATGYADMAAVERLAGRPRILRKPFDIAQLGDAVASVLDEVKEREAANL; encoded by the coding sequence GTGAACGACCTGCGCGTCCTGATCCACGCCCCGCGCGGCCGCGATGCGGTCGTCGTCCACGGGGTGCTCGAACACCAGGGCATCACCGCCCAGGTCTGCGAGAGCCGCGACGAATTGATGGATTGCCTGGAGCAGGGCGCTGCCAGCGTCATCCTCACCGAGGAGGCGCTGGCCGAACTGCTGGCGGACAACCGGCTCATGCAATGGCTGCAGCAGCAGCCGCCCTGGTCCGACTTCCCCTTCGTGGTGCTGGCCACCAAGCGCGAGGGGCGGCGGCCCGAGAAGGATTTCCACAGCCTGCACAGCCTGGGCAACCTGGTGGTGCTGGAGCGCCCGCTGAACGCCGAGACACTGGCCAGCGCCGCCGAGTCGGCCGTGCGCGCGCGCCGCCGCCAGTACGCTGCGCGCGAACACCTGCAGGAGTTGAGCGGCACGCGCGGCGAACTGCAGCGCTTGAACAGCGAGCTCGAGGATCGCATCCTCACCCGCACCCGCGAGCTGGCCAGCGCCAACGACCGCCTGATGAAGGAGATCAACGAGCGCGAGCGGGCCCAGGCCGCGCTCACGCAGGTGCAGAAGATGGAGGCGATCGGCCGCCTCACGGGCGGCATCGCCCACGACTTCAACAACCTGCTGCACGTGGTCAACATGAACCTCGAGCTGGTCTCCCTCTATGCCAAGGAGGAGAAGGTCAAGCCCGTGGTGGAGCGCGCCAAGAGCGCGTCCCGGCGCGGCGCGCGCCTGACCAACCAGCTGCTGTCTTTCGCCCGCAGCCAGTCGCTGCTGCCCAAGCTGACGCACGTGAACCAGCTGCTCAATGGCATGCGCGACCTGCTGGAGATCTCGGTCGGTTCCGGGGTGGAAGTGCAGTTCGACCTGTGCGAGGAAGACGCCGCCGTGGTGCTGGACCCGGGCCAGCTGGAGATGGCGATCCTGAACCTCGCCGTGAACTCCAAGGATGCGATGCCCGAAGGCGGCAAGCTGGCCATCGCCACCGGCACCCGCTACTTCGACACCGACGAGCGCGACCTGCCGGCCGGCGACTACGTGCTGCTGACGATCACGGACAACGGCACGGGCATCGCGCCCAACATCCTGGCCAAGGTGTTCGATCCCTTCTTCACGACCAAGCCGGTGGGCCGGGGCACGGGGCTGGGCCTGAGCCAGGTGTACGGCTTCGCCCGGCAGTCGGGCGGCATCGCGCGCCTGCGCAGCGTGGAAGGCCAGGGCACCGTCGTCGAACTGCTGTTCCCGCAGGCCGATAGCGAGGCCGAGGAGCCGACGTCCATGCGCAACCAGGAACCCGCGGTGCCGGCCCAGGCCGGGAGCTGCCACATTCTGGTGGTGGAGGACGACCCCGACGTGCGCCGCGTGATCGTCGAGTGCCTGAGCCTGATCGGCTACCGCGTGACCGAAGCCGCCAACGGCCACGAGGCGCTGCAGCAGCTGGAAACCATCAAGCCAGACCTGCTGGTGGTGGACTATGCGATGCCGGACATGACCGGCGCGGAAGTCATCTCGGAAGCGCGCAAGAGGATCGGCGACATCCCGGTGATCCTGGCCACGGGCTACGCCGACATGGCGGCCGTGGAGCGCCTGGCCGGTCGCCCGCGCATCCTGCGCAAGCCTTTCGACATCGCGCAGCTGGGCGATGCGGTGGCTTCGGTGCTGGACGAGGTCAAGGAACGCGAAGCTGCGAACCTGTAG
- the argF gene encoding ornithine carbamoyltransferase, which yields MTMTIRHFLQFTDFSAEEHAWVFKRAGEIKRKFKKYEKYHPLADRTLAMIFEKASTRTRVSFEAGMYQLGGSVVHLTTGDSQLGRSEPIEDSAKVISRMVDMVMIRTFGQDKIERFAEHSRVPVINGLTNEFHPCQILADIFTYIEHRGSIQGKVVAWVGDGNNMANTWLQAAELLGFTVHVSTPTGYEVDQDIAGIRSRDSYKVFRDPMEACRGADLVTTDVWTSMGFEAENEARRKAFAEWCVDTEMMKVAKPDALFMHCLPAHRGEEVEADVIDGPQSVVWDEAENRMHVQKALMEFLLLGKVDD from the coding sequence ATGACCATGACGATTCGCCATTTCCTGCAGTTCACGGATTTCTCGGCGGAGGAGCACGCCTGGGTGTTCAAGCGCGCCGGCGAGATCAAGCGCAAGTTCAAGAAGTACGAGAAGTACCACCCGCTGGCCGACCGCACGCTGGCCATGATCTTCGAGAAGGCTTCCACGCGCACCCGCGTGAGCTTCGAGGCGGGCATGTACCAGCTGGGGGGCTCGGTGGTGCACCTCACCACCGGCGACAGCCAGCTGGGACGCTCGGAGCCGATCGAGGACAGCGCCAAGGTGATCAGCCGCATGGTGGACATGGTGATGATCCGCACCTTCGGCCAGGACAAGATCGAGCGCTTCGCCGAGCACTCGCGGGTGCCGGTGATCAACGGCCTCACCAACGAGTTCCATCCCTGCCAGATCCTGGCGGACATCTTCACCTACATCGAGCACCGCGGCTCGATCCAGGGCAAGGTGGTGGCCTGGGTCGGCGACGGCAACAACATGGCCAACACGTGGCTGCAGGCGGCGGAGCTGCTCGGGTTCACCGTGCACGTGAGCACGCCCACCGGCTACGAGGTGGACCAGGACATCGCCGGCATCCGCAGCCGCGACAGCTACAAGGTGTTCCGCGACCCGATGGAAGCCTGCCGCGGCGCCGACCTGGTGACCACCGACGTGTGGACCAGCATGGGCTTCGAGGCCGAGAACGAGGCGCGCCGCAAGGCCTTCGCCGAATGGTGCGTCGACACTGAAATGATGAAGGTGGCCAAGCCCGACGCCCTCTTCATGCACTGCCTGCCCGCGCACCGCGGCGAGGAAGTGGAAGCCGACGTGATCGACGGCCCGCAGTCCGTGGTGTGGGACGAGGCGGAGAACCGCATGCACGTGCAGAAGGCGCTGATGGAGTTCCTGCTGCTAGGAAAAGTGGACGATTGA
- a CDS encoding aspartate aminotransferase family protein translates to MAQIEASSPHTMNTYGRLPIALSHGQGVHVWDVNGKRYLDALAGIAVNTLGHNHPKLVPALQDQISKIIHSCNYYHVPNAEKLAAKLVELSGMTNVFFGSTGLEANEAAIKLARKFGHDKGIERPEIVVYEKAFHGRSIATLSATGNEKVQQGFGPLVEGFIRVPLNDIDALKQATEGNPNVVAVFFETIQGEGGINQMRIDYLKQVRALCDQKDWLLMIDEVQCGMGRTGKWFAHQWAGIVPDVMPLAKGLGSGVPIGAVVAGPKAANIFQPGNHGTTFGGNPLAMRAGVETIRIMEEDGLLESAARVGAHLKGALQRELGNLDGVVEVRGQGLMIGVELARNCSVLTQRACDAGLLISVTADTVIRLLPPLIMTEAEADQVIAILVPLVKDFLAQ, encoded by the coding sequence ATGGCCCAGATCGAGGCTTCCTCGCCCCATACCATGAACACCTACGGCCGCCTGCCGATCGCGCTGTCGCACGGCCAGGGCGTGCACGTCTGGGACGTCAACGGCAAGCGATACCTGGATGCGCTGGCGGGCATCGCCGTGAACACCCTGGGGCACAACCACCCCAAGCTGGTGCCGGCCCTGCAGGACCAGATCTCCAAGATCATCCACAGCTGCAACTACTACCACGTGCCCAACGCGGAGAAGCTGGCGGCCAAGCTGGTCGAGCTCTCGGGCATGACCAACGTGTTCTTCGGCTCGACCGGCCTGGAAGCCAACGAGGCGGCGATCAAGCTGGCGCGCAAGTTCGGGCACGACAAGGGCATCGAGCGCCCCGAGATCGTGGTCTACGAGAAAGCCTTCCATGGCCGCAGCATCGCCACGCTGTCCGCCACCGGCAACGAGAAGGTGCAGCAGGGCTTCGGCCCGCTGGTGGAAGGCTTCATCCGCGTGCCGCTGAACGACATCGACGCGCTGAAGCAGGCCACCGAGGGCAACCCCAACGTCGTCGCCGTGTTCTTCGAGACGATCCAGGGCGAAGGCGGCATCAACCAGATGCGCATCGACTACCTGAAGCAGGTGCGCGCCCTGTGCGACCAGAAGGACTGGCTGCTGATGATCGACGAAGTGCAGTGCGGCATGGGCCGCACCGGCAAGTGGTTCGCGCACCAGTGGGCCGGCATCGTGCCGGACGTGATGCCGCTCGCCAAGGGCCTGGGCTCCGGCGTGCCGATCGGCGCGGTGGTGGCCGGCCCCAAGGCCGCCAACATCTTCCAGCCAGGCAACCACGGCACCACCTTCGGCGGCAACCCGCTGGCCATGCGGGCCGGCGTGGAGACGATCCGCATCATGGAAGAAGACGGCCTGCTGGAAAGCGCCGCGCGCGTCGGCGCCCACCTGAAGGGCGCGCTGCAGCGCGAGCTGGGCAACCTCGACGGCGTGGTCGAAGTGCGCGGCCAGGGCCTGATGATCGGCGTCGAACTGGCCCGCAACTGCTCGGTGCTGACGCAACGCGCCTGCGACGCCGGCCTGTTGATCAGCGTCACGGCCGACACCGTCATCCGCCTGCTGCCGCCCCTCATCATGACCGAGGCCGAGGCGGACCAGGTCATCGCGATCCTGGTGCCGCTGGTCAAGGACTTCCTGGCGCAATGA
- a CDS encoding DUF3579 domain-containing protein — MVSSDAKEVFIQGITRAGRTFRPSDWAERLAGVMSQFRPGGAQPGSHLSYSPWCVPTVINGIKCVIVNSELRKAEPMAWDFVLNFAKDNDLQVGEACLLPEDRQPRA; from the coding sequence ATGGTCTCCAGCGACGCCAAAGAAGTCTTCATCCAGGGCATTACCCGCGCAGGGCGGACTTTCCGGCCCAGCGACTGGGCCGAGCGCCTGGCCGGCGTCATGAGCCAGTTCCGTCCGGGCGGCGCCCAGCCCGGCTCCCACCTCAGCTACTCGCCCTGGTGCGTGCCCACGGTCATCAACGGCATCAAGTGCGTGATCGTCAACAGCGAACTGCGCAAGGCCGAGCCCATGGCCTGGGACTTCGTGCTGAACTTCGCCAAGGACAACGACCTGCAGGTGGGCGAGGCCTGCCTGCTGCCGGAAGACCGGCAGCCGCGGGCCTAG
- a CDS encoding PAS domain S-box protein has protein sequence MNPQDGPPADITDLLLDAICTVDEQGHFLAIRGACEAIFGYRPDEMLGKRMIEFVYEGDRQRTLQAVDRIMDGYLQRHFENRYVRKDGRLVHIMWSARWYPEDGVRVAVARDITHRSEAAAMAETLPAADTGPAWRLGSAPPRLVPPGLSAVPLSAQDHTVLLALATGGECVRRQAIVKALGEDYLQYDQRRLDTQMRRLRRKVEQACGLQLPVATVRGVGYRVYQRIEVCD, from the coding sequence ATGAATCCGCAGGACGGCCCACCGGCCGACATCACCGACCTCCTCCTCGACGCCATCTGCACCGTCGACGAGCAAGGGCACTTCCTCGCCATCCGCGGCGCCTGCGAGGCCATCTTCGGCTACCGGCCCGACGAGATGCTCGGCAAGCGCATGATCGAATTCGTCTACGAAGGCGACCGCCAGCGCACGCTGCAGGCGGTGGACCGCATCATGGACGGCTACCTGCAGCGCCACTTCGAGAACCGCTACGTGCGCAAGGACGGCCGCCTGGTCCACATCATGTGGTCCGCGCGCTGGTACCCGGAAGACGGTGTGCGCGTCGCGGTCGCACGCGACATCACCCATCGCAGCGAGGCCGCGGCGATGGCCGAGACCTTGCCGGCCGCCGACACCGGACCGGCGTGGCGCCTGGGCAGCGCGCCGCCGCGCCTGGTCCCGCCCGGCCTGTCGGCCGTACCGCTTTCGGCGCAGGACCACACGGTGCTGCTGGCCCTGGCCACGGGCGGCGAATGCGTGCGCCGGCAGGCGATCGTGAAGGCGCTCGGCGAGGACTACCTGCAATACGACCAGCGTCGGCTGGACACCCAGATGCGGCGGCTGCGCCGCAAGGTGGAACAGGCCTGCGGCCTGCAGTTGCCGGTGGCCACGGTGCGCGGCGTGGGCTACCGCGTCTACCAGCGGATCGAGGTCTGCGACTAG
- the rpsT gene encoding 30S ribosomal protein S20 produces the protein MASAKPKKKNPRLASGRKRARQDVKLNAANTSLRSKYRTAVKNVEKAVAAGDKAKATELFAKAQSIVDTVADKGIFHKNKASRDKSRLSARVKGLQAAA, from the coding sequence ATGGCTTCTGCAAAACCCAAGAAGAAGAACCCCCGCCTGGCATCCGGCCGCAAGCGCGCCCGCCAGGACGTCAAGCTGAACGCCGCGAACACCTCGCTGCGCTCCAAGTACCGCACCGCCGTGAAGAACGTCGAGAAGGCCGTCGCCGCCGGTGACAAGGCCAAGGCGACCGAACTCTTCGCCAAGGCGCAATCCATCGTGGACACGGTTGCCGACAAGGGCATCTTCCACAAGAACAAGGCCTCGCGCGACAAGAGCCGTCTGTCCGCCAGGGTCAAGGGCCTGCAGGCCGCCGCCTGA
- the murJ gene encoding murein biosynthesis integral membrane protein MurJ: protein MSLFKAASTVSLLTLASRVTGLFRDVLMVSVFGVNALTDAFYVAFRIPNLFRRVFGEGAFSQAFVPVLAGCRATEGDQGAKVLVDHVSTVLLWTLVLLCLAGVVGAPLLVWALASGLKEYDAAVVMTRVMFPYIGFMSLVALAGGILNTWKKFAVPAASPVLLNVTLILSILLGVPLFRRLGIEPIYSQCVGVMVGGILQLACQLPALRRIGMLPRIGLAAASLKASMNDPATRKILRLMLPALLGVSVAQISLLINTQIASHLAAGSVSWLNSADRLMEFPTAMLGVALGVVLMPQLAAARASGDEDRYSAMLDWGLRLVVLAAVPCSVALLVFARPLVATLFHYGAFKDSDVEQVALALAGYGTGLLGLVAIKVLAPGYYASHDMKTPMRIAIVALVTTQLLNVALVPWLKHAGLALSIGLGALVNSGLLLAGLLKKGRYRPHPGWPMFALQVFAATALLAVFLMWANGSLPWVAWRAEPFKRIGAMALMMAASGVLYFGALRIGGLKLRQFVTR from the coding sequence GTGAGTCTGTTCAAAGCCGCATCCACCGTCTCCCTCCTCACCCTGGCTTCCCGCGTCACCGGCCTGTTCCGGGACGTGCTGATGGTTTCGGTGTTCGGCGTCAACGCCCTGACGGACGCGTTCTACGTCGCCTTCCGCATCCCCAACCTGTTCCGCCGGGTGTTCGGCGAGGGCGCCTTCAGCCAGGCCTTCGTGCCGGTGCTGGCGGGCTGCCGGGCCACCGAGGGCGACCAGGGCGCCAAGGTGCTCGTCGACCACGTCTCCACCGTGCTGCTGTGGACGCTGGTGCTGCTGTGCCTCGCCGGCGTGGTGGGCGCGCCGCTGCTGGTCTGGGCCCTGGCCAGCGGGCTGAAGGAATACGACGCCGCCGTCGTCATGACGCGCGTGATGTTCCCCTATATCGGCTTCATGTCGCTGGTGGCACTGGCGGGCGGCATCCTCAACACCTGGAAGAAGTTCGCCGTGCCGGCGGCCTCGCCGGTGCTGCTGAACGTCACGCTGATCCTGTCCATCCTGCTGGGCGTGCCGCTGTTCCGGCGGCTGGGCATCGAGCCGATCTACTCGCAGTGCGTGGGCGTGATGGTGGGCGGCATCCTGCAGCTGGCCTGCCAGCTGCCGGCGCTCAGGCGCATCGGCATGCTGCCGCGCATCGGCCTGGCGGCCGCGAGCCTGAAGGCTTCGATGAACGACCCGGCCACCCGCAAGATCCTGCGGCTGATGCTGCCGGCGCTGCTGGGCGTGAGCGTCGCCCAGATCTCCCTGCTGATCAACACGCAGATCGCGTCGCACCTGGCGGCGGGCAGCGTGAGCTGGCTCAATTCGGCCGACCGGCTGATGGAGTTCCCGACCGCCATGCTGGGCGTCGCGCTGGGCGTGGTGCTGATGCCCCAGCTGGCCGCGGCGCGCGCCAGCGGCGATGAGGACCGTTACTCGGCCATGCTGGACTGGGGCCTGCGGCTGGTGGTGCTGGCGGCCGTCCCCTGCTCGGTGGCGCTGCTGGTGTTCGCGCGCCCGCTGGTCGCCACGCTGTTTCACTACGGCGCCTTCAAGGACAGCGACGTGGAGCAGGTCGCGCTGGCGCTGGCCGGCTACGGCACCGGACTGCTGGGCCTGGTGGCCATCAAGGTGCTGGCTCCGGGCTACTACGCCAGCCACGACATGAAGACGCCGATGCGCATCGCGATCGTCGCCCTGGTGACCACGCAGCTGCTGAACGTCGCGCTGGTGCCCTGGCTGAAGCATGCGGGCCTTGCGCTCTCCATCGGTCTTGGGGCGCTGGTGAACTCGGGCCTGCTGCTGGCCGGCCTGTTGAAGAAGGGCCGCTACCGCCCGCACCCCGGCTGGCCCATGTTCGCCCTCCAGGTGTTCGCCGCCACCGCCTTGCTGGCCGTGTTCCTGATGTGGGCCAACGGCAGCCTGCCCTGGGTGGCCTGGCGCGCCGAGCCCTTCAAGCGCATCGGCGCGATGGCGCTGATGATGGCCGCGTCCGGTGTCCTGTACTTCGGTGCGCTGCGCATCGGGGGATTGAAGCTGCGCCAATTTGTCACTCGCTGA
- a CDS encoding SirB1 family protein: MTMQFAAPTALEYFRMLVQSDEHFPLLEAAASVAQDEYPDLDLQVVLGDVDQLLARLKRRIPADAAALQRLRTLNQFFFRDLSFGGNVNDYCDPDNSYLNVVLRTRRGIQISLAVLWIELAQGIGLHARGVCFPGHFMVKVNLPKGQVVIDPFTGQSLSREELSERLEPYKRRSGLVDEFEVPLGLYLQAAPPRDILARMLRNLKEIHRAQEDWQRLIAVQNRLLVLLPDAWAEYRDRGLAHAEQGHTEMAVDDLETYLVHAQDALDIDAIADRVADLRRAKH; the protein is encoded by the coding sequence ATGACCATGCAATTCGCAGCGCCGACGGCTCTGGAGTATTTCCGGATGCTGGTGCAGAGCGACGAGCACTTCCCCTTGCTCGAAGCCGCGGCCAGCGTGGCCCAGGATGAATACCCCGATCTCGACCTGCAGGTGGTCCTCGGCGACGTCGACCAGCTGCTGGCCCGCCTGAAGCGCCGCATCCCCGCCGATGCTGCCGCCCTCCAGCGCCTGCGCACGCTGAACCAGTTCTTCTTCCGCGACCTCAGTTTCGGCGGCAACGTCAACGACTACTGCGACCCGGACAACAGCTACCTGAACGTGGTGCTGCGCACGCGGCGCGGCATCCAGATCTCGCTGGCCGTCCTCTGGATCGAGCTGGCCCAGGGCATCGGCCTGCATGCCCGCGGCGTCTGCTTCCCCGGCCACTTCATGGTGAAGGTGAACCTGCCGAAGGGGCAGGTGGTGATCGACCCGTTCACGGGCCAGTCGCTGTCACGCGAGGAACTGTCGGAACGGCTGGAGCCGTACAAGCGGCGCAGCGGGCTGGTCGATGAATTCGAGGTGCCGCTGGGCCTCTACCTGCAGGCCGCGCCGCCGCGCGACATCCTGGCGCGCATGCTGCGCAACCTGAAGGAGATCCATCGTGCGCAGGAGGACTGGCAGCGCTTGATCGCCGTGCAGAACCGCCTGCTGGTGCTGCTGCCCGACGCCTGGGCCGAGTACCGCGACCGCGGCCTCGCGCATGCGGAGCAGGGCCACACCGAGATGGCGGTGGACGACCTCGAGACTTACCTGGTCCACGCGCAGGACGCGCTGGACATCGACGCGATCGCGGATCGGGTCGCGGACCTGCGCCGCGCGAAGCACTAG
- a CDS encoding ParA family protein produces MPVVAVVNRKGGSGKSTFAAHVAAWCARQGHSVMLGDIDRQQSSRGWLRRRDPSLPGIAPWAIDQKNVLRVPTGITHVVLDTPGGLHGFELARIVMFADAIILPVCPSLFDRESAAACHAELMTLPRTAKGQCKLAAIGMRVDGRTNAGEVLKDWAQQRNLEMPGLLRETQNYVRCLERGLTLFDLQPSQVATDLAQWKTILDWLKPVLNPPPVVKETPREILKAQPPSRLAGVLAGARPLNSGVLSRAA; encoded by the coding sequence ATGCCCGTCGTCGCCGTCGTCAACCGCAAGGGAGGAAGCGGCAAGAGCACCTTCGCGGCCCATGTCGCTGCCTGGTGCGCCCGCCAGGGCCATTCCGTCATGCTGGGGGACATCGATCGCCAGCAGTCCAGCCGCGGCTGGCTGCGCCGGCGCGATCCGTCGCTGCCCGGCATCGCGCCCTGGGCCATCGACCAGAAGAACGTGCTGCGGGTGCCCACCGGCATCACGCACGTGGTCCTCGACACGCCGGGTGGCTTGCACGGCTTCGAACTCGCGCGCATCGTGATGTTCGCCGATGCCATCATCCTGCCGGTCTGCCCGTCCCTCTTCGACCGCGAGTCCGCCGCCGCCTGCCATGCGGAGCTGATGACGCTGCCGCGCACGGCCAAGGGCCAGTGCAAGCTGGCCGCCATCGGCATGCGCGTGGACGGCCGCACCAACGCCGGCGAAGTGCTGAAGGACTGGGCGCAGCAGCGCAACCTGGAAATGCCGGGGCTGTTGCGCGAGACGCAGAACTACGTGCGTTGCCTCGAACGCGGGCTGACCCTGTTCGACCTGCAACCGAGCCAGGTCGCCACCGACCTGGCGCAGTGGAAGACTATCCTCGACTGGCTCAAGCCGGTGCTGAACCCGCCGCCGGTGGTGAAGGAAACCCCGCGCGAGATCCTGAAAGCGCAGCCGCCGAGCCGATTGGCGGGCGTGCTGGCCGGAGCGAGGCCGCTCAATTCCGGAGTGCTGTCCCGCGCGGCCTAG
- a CDS encoding GlxA family transcriptional regulator, translating into MTEVLFLLLPGALVLDWAGPAEALRIANQVLAARGQPPRFKLRYVGPQDSMPTSVGLPVAGVEPLPAHVADGSWLVLVGLAGKTVDVSAPPARAAIRWLAGLQEALPRIRLVTICAGALLAAHAGLLQGRRATTHHQHLEELRSVAPGCEVVSNRVFVLDGGVASSAGITTGIDLALHLVAESCGPAVAAEVAQTMVVALRRGPNDPELSPFLAYRSHIHPVLHRVQDAIGAEPQAEWSVPRMARIGHTSPRHLTRLFLEHAGVAPLQYLRRIRLSLAEAALAAGRNVTQAAEVAGFSSDTQLRRAWRQFGLAGTPSVGVATLQNF; encoded by the coding sequence ATGACGGAAGTGCTGTTCCTGCTGCTCCCCGGCGCCCTGGTCCTGGACTGGGCCGGGCCGGCGGAGGCGCTGCGCATCGCCAACCAGGTGCTGGCCGCGCGCGGCCAGCCGCCGCGGTTCAAGCTGCGCTACGTGGGGCCGCAGGACAGCATGCCGACTTCGGTCGGCCTTCCGGTCGCCGGCGTGGAGCCGCTGCCGGCGCACGTGGCGGACGGCAGCTGGCTGGTGCTGGTGGGCCTGGCCGGAAAGACGGTGGACGTGTCGGCGCCGCCGGCCCGCGCCGCGATCCGCTGGCTGGCCGGCTTGCAGGAAGCGCTGCCGCGCATCCGGCTGGTCACCATCTGCGCCGGCGCGCTGCTCGCCGCCCATGCCGGCCTGCTGCAGGGACGGCGCGCCACCACCCACCACCAACACCTGGAGGAACTGCGCAGCGTCGCGCCCGGCTGCGAGGTGGTGTCCAACCGCGTGTTCGTGCTCGATGGCGGCGTGGCGTCCAGCGCCGGCATCACGACCGGCATCGACCTCGCCCTGCACCTGGTCGCCGAAAGCTGCGGCCCGGCGGTGGCGGCGGAAGTGGCCCAGACCATGGTGGTGGCGCTGCGGCGCGGGCCGAACGACCCGGAGCTGTCGCCCTTCCTGGCCTATCGCAGCCATATCCACCCGGTGTTGCACCGTGTGCAGGACGCCATCGGCGCCGAGCCCCAGGCGGAATGGAGCGTGCCGCGCATGGCGCGCATCGGCCACACCTCGCCGCGGCACCTGACGCGCCTGTTCCTGGAACACGCGGGGGTGGCGCCACTGCAATACCTTCGTCGTATCCGCCTGTCGCTGGCGGAGGCGGCGCTGGCCGCCGGGCGCAACGTCACGCAGGCGGCCGAAGTGGCCGGTTTCAGCTCCGACACCCAGCTGCGCCGCGCCTGGCGGCAGTTCGGGCTGGCGGGAACGCCTTCCGTTGGCGTTGCAACGCTACAAAACTTCTAG
- a CDS encoding isochorismatase family protein, which produces MKSCLLLIDVQESFRHRPYFRAEALPAYLEKQNALIAACQQAGVPIVRILHSDGPAVPGNPFAMESGHVRPMEGLAAVEPAATFVKRRHSALVGTGLDVWLTQNNIGRLIVSGIRTEQCCETTTRHASDLGWQVDFVTEATHSFDMQHEDGSPLTVAMLQARTAAVLKDRFARICTVAQVADRLVTEAQ; this is translated from the coding sequence ATGAAAAGCTGTCTGCTTCTGATCGATGTGCAGGAATCCTTCCGGCACCGTCCCTACTTCCGGGCGGAAGCCCTGCCCGCCTACCTCGAGAAGCAGAACGCATTGATCGCGGCCTGCCAGCAGGCCGGCGTGCCGATCGTGCGCATCCTGCACAGCGACGGCCCGGCCGTCCCCGGCAATCCCTTCGCCATGGAGTCCGGCCACGTCCGGCCGATGGAAGGCCTGGCGGCGGTCGAACCGGCAGCCACCTTCGTCAAGCGCCGCCATAGCGCGCTGGTCGGCACCGGCCTGGACGTCTGGCTCACGCAGAACAACATCGGCCGGCTGATCGTGAGCGGCATCCGCACCGAGCAATGCTGCGAGACGACCACCCGCCACGCGTCCGACCTGGGCTGGCAGGTGGACTTCGTGACCGAGGCCACCCACAGCTTCGACATGCAGCACGAAGACGGCTCGCCGCTGACGGTGGCCATGCTCCAGGCCCGCACGGCGGCGGTGCTGAAGGACCGCTTTGCCCGCATCTGCACGGTGGCCCAGGTGGCCGACCGGCTCGTGACCGAGGCTCAATGA